In Hugenholtzia roseola DSM 9546, the genomic stretch GCTACGCCAATTAGCAGGCAAATCGCCCGAAAAGGCATTATTAGAAAGGTTAAGGCTTTCCAAAGTAGCAGCTAAGGCAACCAAATTTTCAGCCCCCGTTTCCAAGCCCAAATTAGAAAGGGTCAGGTTGCGGATTTGGGCTAACTGCAAAATCGGACTATTCGAGTCCAGATTGGGAACAAGTTGGGTGCAAGCCGACACATTTAGCGTCTGTAAATTAGGGATATTAAGCAAATTGACCGCTCCACCAGAAAGCGAATTCGACGATAAGTCCAATTCGCGCAAAAGCGGAAGCCCTGCAAGCGCATTCGAAAGCGCACCTGCCATACGACGATTGCCAAGCCGCAAAGCCACTACGCGCCCATTTTCTACAACAACCCCCTGCCAACGGCTAACAGGTTCGTTCAATCGCCAAGGATTTGTCCAAGTACCTCCAAAATTTGCCGTATAAAAATTCACCAAAGCCAGCGAATCTGCACTATTGACCTGTGCTTGCAACAAGGCACTCGAAAAAAAGAGCGGTAGCCCCCAAATGAGTGCCGAAAGGAAAAAGATTTTGTAGGTAATGCTCAAAAGCGTCATTTTTTTCATAAGATTTGATTTTTTTGTAGCCAAAAATTAAAAAAACTGATATAAAATTGCAACTTCATGGCTATTGCGAAAGACCTGCCACTGTGCCGAAGTTGCGTAATCGTAGTAATAAAAACAGGAGAGTTTTTTCCAAACCTGCCCCCCCAAAAAAGCCTGCCACGCTCTTTTGTGGCGATAAGAAGTGCCGATTTGCCATCTTTCCCATAGGTGCAGTGCCAAATTGATATCTACTAAAAGCGGCGTAGCGCGAATTTTTTGCACAAAAAAAGACGGCGAGAGTTTAAATTTTTCATTGATTTTAAAATGATAACCGCCCATCAGTCCGTAGTGGCGGCGCAGGCGTGTGGCTTGTGCAAAATTGAGGCGATTTTCTATGACTTGAAAAAGGGTTGTGCCTACAAAAAAGCGGTCGTCGTGCAGCCAAAGTCCGACGTTGAGGTCAGGCGACCAAGCCCTTTGCTGACTCTCGATGGCATTGTCGTTGGGGTTGAGCAAAATTGCCTCCTGACTGCGAAAGCCAATATTGAGGATACCGAGCGAAGCCCCCATAGAAAGTTGTAGGCGCGTACTTTCCAGATAAAGGTTGCGTTGTGAAAGGGTTAGATGGTAGGCGTATTGGGCATAAAAGCCGCTTCTGCTAAAAAGTCCTGCCTTATCGGTATGTGCAGAAAACGCCAAACTGTGTCCGTTTTCAGGCAGGGCAGCGTCTTTGTCTTTGAGTAATTCGAGGGGCGTTTCTATCAAAAAATAAGCCGTTTGGGGTGCGCTTTCCCAGCCGCTCCATTGGGCGCGAAAGCCTGTGGTAAAGCGAAAATGTGGCGCAATGCCTATAGCGGCAGGGTTTAGGAGTGCAAAGTTTTGGTTATATTGGCTCTGAAAACTCGCCTGCTGTGCCTGCAAAGCCAGCGAACTCAATAAGAGATAAGATAGACAAAGGCTATAAAAAAGCCTTCGCCTGCTCCTTTTTTGAGGCAATAACGAAAAAAAAGTAAGACTGAACATAGAAGCGCGTATTAGAAAGAGGGCAATAGGGTAGAGAACTGCCTACAAACGTTGGCAGGAAAAGAATTTTTATGTTTTTTTGGGAAAGCGTTTCAAAAAATAGACCAATGTAAGTTTTGGGCGCGTTTTTCTATCTAAAATTTATAGAAACAAACTTTCATAGCATTTTAAGGCAAAGAGGTTGTCCTTTTTTTATGTTTTAAAAAGGAACAGGTAGAAGAAGTACGATTTTTTTAGACGATAGAAAGACAAAATCGGCTTATTTCGGAAAGCATCAATCTATTTTTTACTTGCTATGTTGTGTCTTGTCGTGAGGTAAAGCAAAAATAAGCATTTTTTTTGTTTTTTGCACCTGAAAATCAGAAGTTTAGAAAAAAAAGAGAAGCACTTAGACCAACGCCCTTTTTAGGACTGTCAAAGTGTTTTTCGCACCGACAAATCTTTTTTTTACAAGCCCTTTTTGAGGCTTGAAAGTAAGTTTTAGCTTATTTTCCTACTTTCAAGCAAAAAATAAAATAAAAAGTGTGCAAGAGAGCTGTCTTTACTAACATTCCAGCTATAAACTAAGCAGGAAGATAGACAAAGGCAGTGAGTAAGAAGTGATATTTTTTCATTTTAAAAAAAACTAAAAAAAAAGAATGTATTTTATACAGTGGATATAAAAAATTGATAGCGTACTAAGAAACAAACCTTCAAGAGGCGCACCTCTCGAAGGTTTTTCTTGTTTCCATCAGCCTTACTTGGGAGGCTCGATTTGGGTTTGTTTTAAATCAGAAAATTCGCTTTTAGCCTTTTTTAGGCACATAATAAAGGACAACGCGATTTTCTTTGTTGAGGTATTTTTGTGCAACACGCTGAATATCTTGGCGCGTAACCTTTCTATACTTTTCTATTTCCGTATTGATAAGGTCTGCATCTCCGTAATAAACGTGATAGTTGGCTAAATTTTCAGCAATTCCCGCCATAGAGCTATTTTGCGAATAGAATTGCGTTTCGATTTGGTTGATGAGCTTTTCATGTTCGCGCTCGGAAATAAGCTCATTTTTCACCTTTTCATACTCCTCGTCCATCGCCGCCTCTAAGGTTTCGGGGGTAGTTCCCGAACCTAAGTTTGCCAAAGCAAAGACCATCGACATGCTGGGCGAATCTTCCAATCCGAAGGGGAACGCACCGATAAAAAGTGCCTTATTTTGCTTGTCTTGAATAGATTTGCGAAGGCGTGAGCTTTGTCCTTCTGAAAGCAGCGTCATGAGCATGCTTACGGCATAATAGTCGTCTTGGCGAATAGAAGGCGTTTTGTAGGCATGAATGACGGCAGGAAGCTGGATATTGTCTTCAATTACGCCTCTGCGCTCGGCAGTTTGCGGCTCTTCGGTTACGTTAGGGCGCGGAATTTCACCTTTTCCTTTTGGAATACTACCAAAATAAAGTTCGATTTTCTTTTTGGTTTCTTCAATATCAATATCGCCTGCAATAGAGAGTGTCGCATTGTTAGGGACATAGAAAGTTTCGTAGAAAGTCTTGTAGTCATTTTCTTGGGCGGCATCTAAATGCTCCATGTACCCGATAACAGGCCACTTGTAGGGGTGCTTTTCATACGCCAACTTAAAGACGTTTTCCATCATCGTACCATAGGGCTGATTGTCGATGCGCTGACGGCGTTCTTCCTTTACCACCTGACGCTGCGTTTCAATCCCGATATTATCCACTTTGGCATGCAGCATGCGCTCCGATTCGAGCCACAAGCCCAATTCAAGCTGATTCGAGGGCAATAGTTCATAGTAGAAAGTGCGGTCAAAACTTGTATTGGCATTGAGCGTACCCCCTGCGCGTTCCACGTAATCGTCAAATTCGCCTCTGCCGATATTTTGAGAGCCTTCAAATAAAAGGTGTTCGAAGAAATGCGCAAAGCCTGTGCGGTCGGGGTTTTCATTTTTCGAACCCACGTGATACAAGACCGTAACAGCGACCAGCGGCACACTTTTATCTTGGTGCAAAATCACGTGTAAGCCGTTTTCGAGGGTGTATTCCGTAAATTCGACCTTTTTGGGAGTCTGTGCCAAAAGTGGCGAGCCTAACCAAAAAAGCAACAAAAGGAATGAAAATATTTTTTTCATCGTTGCGAAAGGATTAAAGAAAGATTAGATTTGGGGATTGATATTTCAAAACTTGAAACCGACACCTCTTGATAGACAAGCAAAAGGCACTTGCCCCTTACCACTAAGTAAGATTTTCGCTATCAGTAGCCTTTTTTTAGTTTTTATTACAAGGCTGCACACAACTTTATCTAACCAACTCTTTATTTTTCGCTCTCTGAATGGAAAAAAACACTGCCTCCGCTGCCATTTGGGATAAAATCGCGCATCTTTACCAAAATGCCTTTTTTCACCTCGAATTGTACCAAGATTCCTATCTTTTGTTTTGCGATTTGCTACAAAATGCCTTTCCTACACAAGGGCAAAGCCTCCACTTGCTCGAAATGGGCTGTGGAATTGGCAACATTTCCCACCAAATTGCTACAATCCTAACCCAAAAAAAGATAGATTTCAGCATAGAAGCCTACGATTTTGCCCCCAACATGCTCGAATGGGCGCGAAAAAATAACGCCCACTTCCCACAAATTCATTTTGAGGTAGGCGAAGCCCAAGAGCTTTTACAACTGCCCAAACGCCAAAAAGCCTATCACGGACTTATTTCAGGGTTCTGCCTGCCTTATCTAAGCCCTAAGGAAACGCGCAAATTGGTAGAAGATAGTCATTTTCTTTTACAACCAAATGGCTTACTTTACCTTAGTTTTATCGAGGGCGACCCACAACTTTCTGGTTGGCAGGAAAATGGGCAGGGCGATAAGTTCTTGATTTATTACTATCAAAGCTCTTTTTTTGAAAATTTATTTCAGGAAATTGGTCTTTTTTCTGTTTCAAAAATAGAAAAAAGCTACCCAAGAAAAGGCAGTACAGAAATTCATATCTTGCTCATTGCACAAAAAATTGCACAAAAAAAAGATTAGGAAATTAAAAATGTTTTTTTTGATTCTTCCAAAAATAACTCCCCCTTACGCCGCTTGTATCGCGCAAGCGACGCATTGAAAAAATTAAAATGCCTCTCCAAATTCAATAAACGAAGGCGGCACTTCCTCTGCCAACCAAACGCCATTTTGGGCGCGATAAAAAGAGTGTCCTGCCTTTTGCATCTCTAAAGCCTTGATAATCAAGATTCTAACATTACCTTTTCGGCTTCCTACCTTCGTTGCCGTTTCTACATCAGCAGAAAGATGCACATATTGGCGCGTCTTTTTTTGTAGCCCTTCTTTTTTGATGCTATCCAAAAAATTGCGGCTTGTGCCATGGTACAAAATCGAGGGCGGCGTTTGGGGCAGCAAGCCCAAATCGAGGGTTTCTTTTGCAATAGAATGTCCCTGATTGGCGCGAATTTTTGTCCCACTTGCATCAAAGCTAAAACGCTGTTTGTCATTTTCCGCCACAAGTTGCGCCAGCGTAGGCAAATCGAGGGCAAAATCGGGCTTGTGTGCCTTCACTTTCAAAAGCAAATCCGCTACCCTTGCCCAACCCGCTTGGTCTAATTCCAAACCGACCACTTCGGGGCGATGACGCAAAAGCAGGCTCAAAAATTTACTTATTTTCTTAAAATTTTTGGTTTCCATTTGATTTTTCTGTTTTGTTTTTTCTATTTTGCAGGCACAAGCCTATCGCTTTTTCCAACAAAACTTTCTTTTTTATGATTCCCGCCTTTCTAAAACCAAATGACAAAGTCTATCTTGTTGCACCTTCGGGAAAAATAGAATCTGAAAAAGTGCAATTTGCCCTTCATTTATTACAAAACGAATGGCATTTAAAACCTATCTTGGGGGCAGGGGTAGGGAAAAATCATTTTCGCTTTGCTGCCACAGACTCCCTTCGCCTTGCCGACCTGCAAATGGCACTAAACGATTTGGAGGCAAAGGCTATCTTCTGTTTGCGCGGCGGCTATGGCGTAAGTCGGATAATAGAAGATTTAGATTTTACCCTTTTTGCAAAAAATCCGAAGTGGCTCATTGGTTTTAGCGATATTACTTTTTTACATTTAAAAATTGCTACTTTAAAAATTAGCTCTTTACACGCCATCATGCCATCGCAATGGCAATGGGAAGGTATAGAAAATAGCTTAGAAAATTTGAAACAAGTTCTTTTTAAAAATTTTAATTTTGCACAAAAATACGAAGTTTTAGGTCAGTATTCGCCCTTACAAAGTGAAGGAAAAGTGCAGGGGCTTACGCTGGGCGGCAATTTGGCAGTCCTACAACATAGCTTAGGCACAGGCTATGAGCCTGATTTTGAGGGCAAAATTTTATTTTTAGAAGATATAGGCGAAAATTTGTATCGCATTGATAGAATGTTGGTGCAATTTGAAAGTGCAGGAATTTTATCAAAAATTGCAGGCTTAGTCGTCGGTAATTTTACAGGCAGTACAGAAACCGAAGAAGATTTTGGCGAAAATATTACACAAATTTTTCATAGGCATTGGAAAAAATATGCCGCTCATAAACCCTTGGGTTTTGGCTTTCCTATCGGACATACTGCCGAAAACTACGCCATCTTCCACCACGCGCCCGCCCTGCTAACGGTAGATAAAGAAGGCGCAAGGCTTTGTTTTGAATTAGAAAATCAACAAAATAAATCGTCTTTTTTTTAGAAAAAAGTTAAAAAGGCTTTGCTATCACACCGCAAGAATGGTCAGTTTTTGCACCCGTAACAGAAGCCAACGCATTGGGGCGTTCCAAATAGCGCAGCAAACCTAAAAAGGCAAAGATAAGGGCTTCTTTGAAATCGGTAAGTTCTTGTGTCGCAATTTCTATTTGTACTTCGGGCAGTCGCAGAGCAAGTCTTTGAATAAGAAAACGATTCCACGCGCCGCCCCCTGTGATAAGCAAAGTTGTTTTATGATTTTTATCTATTTTTTCAATAATTTCGCTAATTTGATAGGCAATATGCTCGCAAAAAGTGTGCAGCAAGTCGGAAATAAGGTTTTCTTTCGATTTAAAAGTTTCATTTTGCGCTAAATAATTTTCTAAAATTGGAAAAATCTGACTTTCTACCCATTCCGCTCCCAAAGACTTAGGGTAGGGCGCGGCATAAAACGGCAGTTTAGAAAGCTCTTCAAAAAGGGCGGGCAAAAAGTTGCCACTTGCCGCCATTTTGCCCTCTGCATCATAGGGTTTATCGAGTTTTTGAGCCAAAAAATTCAAAACCATATTGGCAGGGCAGACATCAAAAGCAAGCCTTTTTCCTGCTATTTCAAAAGAAATATTCGCAATTCCTCCCAAATTCAGACAAAAATCTATGTCAGAAAAAAGTA encodes the following:
- a CDS encoding PorP/SprF family type IX secretion system membrane protein, which gives rise to MFSLTFFSLLPQKRSRRRLFYSLCLSYLLLSSLALQAQQASFQSQYNQNFALLNPAAIGIAPHFRFTTGFRAQWSGWESAPQTAYFLIETPLELLKDKDAALPENGHSLAFSAHTDKAGLFSRSGFYAQYAYHLTLSQRNLYLESTRLQLSMGASLGILNIGFRSQEAILLNPNDNAIESQQRAWSPDLNVGLWLHDDRFFVGTTLFQVIENRLNFAQATRLRRHYGLMGGYHFKINEKFKLSPSFFVQKIRATPLLVDINLALHLWERWQIGTSYRHKRAWQAFLGGQVWKKLSCFYYYDYATSAQWQVFRNSHEVAILYQFF
- a CDS encoding M16 family metallopeptidase, encoding MKKIFSFLLLLFWLGSPLLAQTPKKVEFTEYTLENGLHVILHQDKSVPLVAVTVLYHVGSKNENPDRTGFAHFFEHLLFEGSQNIGRGEFDDYVERAGGTLNANTSFDRTFYYELLPSNQLELGLWLESERMLHAKVDNIGIETQRQVVKEERRQRIDNQPYGTMMENVFKLAYEKHPYKWPVIGYMEHLDAAQENDYKTFYETFYVPNNATLSIAGDIDIEETKKKIELYFGSIPKGKGEIPRPNVTEEPQTAERRGVIEDNIQLPAVIHAYKTPSIRQDDYYAVSMLMTLLSEGQSSRLRKSIQDKQNKALFIGAFPFGLEDSPSMSMVFALANLGSGTTPETLEAAMDEEYEKVKNELISEREHEKLINQIETQFYSQNSSMAGIAENLANYHVYYGDADLINTEIEKYRKVTRQDIQRVAQKYLNKENRVVLYYVPKKG
- a CDS encoding class I SAM-dependent methyltransferase; its protein translation is MEKNTASAAIWDKIAHLYQNAFFHLELYQDSYLLFCDLLQNAFPTQGQSLHLLEMGCGIGNISHQIATILTQKKIDFSIEAYDFAPNMLEWARKNNAHFPQIHFEVGEAQELLQLPKRQKAYHGLISGFCLPYLSPKETRKLVEDSHFLLQPNGLLYLSFIEGDPQLSGWQENGQGDKFLIYYYQSSFFENLFQEIGLFSVSKIEKSYPRKGSTEIHILLIAQKIAQKKD
- a CDS encoding RNA 2'-phosphotransferase, which codes for METKNFKKISKFLSLLLRHRPEVVGLELDQAGWARVADLLLKVKAHKPDFALDLPTLAQLVAENDKQRFSFDASGTKIRANQGHSIAKETLDLGLLPQTPPSILYHGTSRNFLDSIKKEGLQKKTRQYVHLSADVETATKVGSRKGNVRILIIKALEMQKAGHSFYRAQNGVWLAEEVPPSFIEFGEAF
- a CDS encoding S66 peptidase family protein; protein product: MIPAFLKPNDKVYLVAPSGKIESEKVQFALHLLQNEWHLKPILGAGVGKNHFRFAATDSLRLADLQMALNDLEAKAIFCLRGGYGVSRIIEDLDFTLFAKNPKWLIGFSDITFLHLKIATLKISSLHAIMPSQWQWEGIENSLENLKQVLFKNFNFAQKYEVLGQYSPLQSEGKVQGLTLGGNLAVLQHSLGTGYEPDFEGKILFLEDIGENLYRIDRMLVQFESAGILSKIAGLVVGNFTGSTETEEDFGENITQIFHRHWKKYAAHKPLGFGFPIGHTAENYAIFHHAPALLTVDKEGARLCFELENQQNKSSFF
- a CDS encoding anhydro-N-acetylmuramic acid kinase yields the protein MVYLVIGLMSGTSLDGLDVAAVRFEEVKGTKNSLAWRYELVKTQTFPYSEVQKGHLAALKAASALDFFMYENEWTQWVAEKVNHFLAEISSEIPLLVAFHGHTVFHQPAKGLTLQMGNGSLLAAQTGLSVVYDFRRQDVALGGQGAPLVPMGDKLLFSDIDFCLNLGGIANISFEIAGKRLAFDVCPANMVLNFLAQKLDKPYDAEGKMAASGNFLPALFEELSKLPFYAAPYPKSLGAEWVESQIFPILENYLAQNETFKSKENLISDLLHTFCEHIAYQISEIIEKIDKNHKTTLLITGGGAWNRFLIQRLALRLPEVQIEIATQELTDFKEALIFAFLGLLRYLERPNALASVTGAKTDHSCGVIAKPF